In Massilia violaceinigra, one DNA window encodes the following:
- a CDS encoding ATP-dependent Clp protease proteolytic subunit yields the protein MSLHIVHFIGPINHSAVCTIRNLCLQALQSGASEIELHMSTEGGNMTAGFALYFFLKSLPLPLTTHNIGSVESVGVVIFLAGGKRYACPGTRFLVHPLHWGFGSLVAADHSRVSEWRDCLDFDAERYACIFEEATREAGAQDDIRTNLFGNARIYDAEQAVKAGIIHKATQARLPGAGTTSHWWNG from the coding sequence ATGTCGCTGCACATCGTTCACTTTATCGGCCCCATCAATCACAGCGCGGTATGCACCATCCGCAACCTCTGCCTGCAGGCACTGCAGAGCGGCGCCAGCGAGATCGAGCTGCACATGTCGACCGAAGGCGGCAACATGACGGCCGGCTTCGCGTTGTATTTCTTCCTCAAGTCGCTGCCCCTGCCGCTGACCACCCACAATATCGGCAGCGTCGAATCGGTGGGCGTGGTGATTTTCCTCGCCGGCGGCAAGCGCTACGCCTGTCCCGGCACGCGCTTCCTGGTCCACCCCCTGCACTGGGGCTTCGGCAGCCTGGTCGCGGCCGACCATTCGCGCGTGAGCGAATGGCGCGACTGCCTCGACTTCGACGCCGAGCGCTATGCCTGCATTTTCGAGGAAGCGACCAGGGAAGCCGGCGCCCAGGACGATATCCGCACCAATCTGTTCGGCAACGCGCGCATCTACGACGCCGAGCAGGCCGTGAAGGCCGGCATCATCCACAAGGCGACGCAGGCGCGCCTGCCCGGCGCCGGCACCACCTCGCACTGGTGGAACGGCTGA
- the uraH gene encoding hydroxyisourate hydrolase, translating into MGKLSTHVLDTTQGKPGDGVVVELYAVAPGARTLLKTVTTNRDGRVDTPLLEGDAMRAGRYELVFAAGDYFAAQGVNLPEPRFIDQVTLAFGIADPAQNYHVPLVVTPWSYSTYRGS; encoded by the coding sequence ATGGGAAAACTTAGTACGCACGTGCTTGACACAACGCAAGGCAAACCCGGGGACGGGGTGGTAGTTGAACTGTACGCCGTCGCTCCCGGCGCGCGCACCCTGCTCAAGACCGTCACCACCAACCGCGACGGCCGCGTCGATACGCCCCTGCTCGAAGGCGACGCCATGCGGGCCGGACGCTACGAGCTGGTGTTCGCCGCCGGCGACTATTTCGCCGCCCAGGGCGTGAACCTGCCGGAGCCGCGCTTCATCGACCAGGTCACGCTGGCCTTCGGGATTGCCGATCCGGCCCAGAATTATCACGTGCCGCTGGTGGTGACGCCGTGGTCGTATTCCACCTATCGCGGTAGCTGA
- the puuE gene encoding allantoinase PuuE, which yields MTTYDNYPRDLIGYGRTPPHPQWPGQARVALQFVLNYEEGGENNVLHGDAASETFLSEIIGAAAFPMRHMSMESLYEYGSRAGLWRLLRMFEERKLPLTVFGVAMALKRNPEAVAAFQELGHEIACHGLKWISYQNVDEATERAHMLEAVQIMRELTGSAPQGWYTGRDSPNTRRLVVEHGGFAYDADHYGDDLPFWQNVEHAGGVAPHLVVPYTLDTNDMRFAAMQGFNSGTQFFDYLKDAFDVLYAEGDPDGLNQPKMLSIGLHCRIVGRPARAAALARFLDYVQSHDKVWITRRIDIAGHWKAVHPA from the coding sequence ATGACGACTTATGACAACTACCCACGCGACCTGATCGGCTACGGGCGCACGCCGCCCCATCCGCAGTGGCCGGGCCAGGCGCGGGTGGCGCTGCAGTTCGTGCTCAACTATGAAGAGGGCGGCGAAAACAATGTGCTGCACGGCGACGCCGCCTCCGAAACTTTCTTGTCGGAAATTATCGGCGCGGCCGCATTTCCCATGCGCCACATGAGCATGGAGTCGCTGTACGAATACGGCTCGCGCGCGGGCCTGTGGCGCCTGCTGCGCATGTTTGAAGAGCGCAAGCTGCCCCTGACCGTATTCGGCGTGGCGATGGCGCTCAAGCGCAATCCGGAGGCGGTAGCCGCGTTTCAGGAGCTGGGCCACGAAATCGCCTGCCATGGCCTGAAGTGGATTTCCTACCAAAACGTGGATGAAGCCACCGAGCGGGCCCACATGCTTGAGGCCGTGCAAATCATGCGCGAACTGACCGGTTCGGCCCCGCAGGGCTGGTACACAGGGCGCGACTCGCCCAACACGCGCCGCCTCGTGGTCGAGCACGGCGGCTTTGCGTACGATGCCGATCATTACGGCGACGACCTGCCGTTCTGGCAAAACGTCGAGCACGCGGGCGGCGTGGCCCCCCATCTGGTGGTCCCCTACACGCTCGACACCAACGACATGCGCTTCGCCGCCATGCAGGGCTTCAACTCCGGCACCCAGTTCTTCGATTATCTGAAAGATGCTTTCGACGTGCTGTACGCGGAAGGCGATCCGGATGGCCTGAACCAGCCGAAAATGCTCTCCATCGGCCTGCACTGCCGCATCGTGGGCCGTCCGGCACGCGCGGCGGCGCTGGCGCGCTTTCTCGATTACGTGCAAAGTCACGACAAGGTATGGATCACCCGGCGCATCGATATCGCCGGGCACTGGAAGGCCGTGCACCCAGCATAG
- the xdhA gene encoding xanthine dehydrogenase small subunit produces MSEPIRFYYQGAVREVTQAAPTQTVLQHLREDLHCTGTKEGCAEGDCGACTVVIGCLGADGQVEMKAVNSCIQLTPTLDGKALFSVEDLQQPNGLLHPVQQAMVECHGSQCGFCTPGFVMSLWGMYLKQEGREPSRCQIDDALSGNLCRCTGYRPIIDAAKRMGELPAVHFDRAALAAQLAPLQRGAMATYSAAGAHFHAPRTLDELVRIRAGKPDAVLLAGSTDIGLWVTKQMRELGDIIYLGHVDALKQVSQQDGMIDIGAGVTLEEAYKALAAHYPAELSAMWQRFASLPIRNAGTLGGNVANGSPIGDSMPWLIALGARVVLRGAAGEREMALEDLYLGYQKKDMQAGEFVQSVRVPLPRAGVQFRTYKLAKRFDQDISAVCAAFALRVDGDVVVEARIAFGGMAATPKRAAQTEALLVGQPWNEATVDAAMAMLAQDYAPLSDMRASSEYRMKAAQNLLRRFWFETRQHNPLAADAVNAFAVRA; encoded by the coding sequence ATGTCAGAACCGATTCGTTTTTACTATCAGGGCGCCGTGCGCGAAGTGACGCAGGCCGCGCCGACGCAGACCGTTCTCCAGCATTTGCGCGAGGACCTGCACTGCACCGGCACCAAGGAAGGCTGCGCCGAAGGCGACTGCGGCGCCTGTACGGTCGTCATCGGATGCCTGGGCGCGGACGGCCAGGTTGAAATGAAGGCCGTCAATTCCTGTATCCAGCTCACTCCCACGCTCGACGGCAAGGCCCTGTTCTCGGTCGAAGACCTGCAGCAGCCCAACGGCTTGCTGCACCCGGTGCAGCAAGCCATGGTCGAATGCCACGGCTCCCAGTGCGGCTTCTGCACGCCCGGTTTCGTCATGTCCCTGTGGGGCATGTACCTCAAGCAGGAAGGGCGTGAGCCATCCCGCTGCCAGATCGACGACGCCCTCTCGGGCAATCTGTGCCGCTGCACCGGCTACCGGCCCATCATCGACGCCGCCAAACGCATGGGCGAACTGCCCGCCGTGCATTTCGACCGCGCCGCGCTGGCGGCGCAACTGGCGCCCCTGCAGCGCGGCGCCATGGCCACCTACAGCGCCGCCGGTGCGCACTTTCACGCCCCGCGCACGCTCGATGAACTGGTGCGCATCCGCGCCGGCAAGCCCGACGCCGTGCTGCTGGCCGGTTCCACCGACATCGGCCTGTGGGTCACCAAGCAGATGCGCGAGCTGGGCGACATCATCTATCTCGGCCACGTCGACGCGCTCAAGCAGGTATCGCAGCAGGACGGCATGATCGACATCGGCGCCGGCGTGACGCTGGAAGAGGCCTACAAGGCGCTCGCCGCCCACTATCCGGCCGAACTGTCGGCCATGTGGCAGCGCTTTGCCTCGCTCCCGATCCGCAACGCCGGCACCCTGGGCGGCAACGTCGCCAACGGCTCGCCCATCGGCGACTCGATGCCATGGCTGATCGCCCTCGGCGCGCGCGTCGTGCTGCGCGGCGCCGCCGGCGAACGCGAGATGGCGCTGGAAGACCTGTACCTCGGCTACCAGAAAAAGGACATGCAGGCGGGCGAATTCGTCCAGTCCGTGCGCGTGCCGCTGCCGCGCGCCGGCGTTCAGTTCCGCACCTACAAACTGGCCAAGCGCTTCGACCAGGACATCTCCGCCGTGTGCGCCGCCTTTGCGCTGCGCGTCGACGGCGATGTGGTGGTCGAGGCCCGCATCGCCTTCGGCGGCATGGCCGCCACCCCCAAGCGCGCCGCGCAAACCGAAGCCTTGCTGGTGGGCCAGCCGTGGAACGAAGCCACGGTGGACGCCGCCATGGCCATGCTGGCGCAGGATTACGCGCCCCTGTCGGACATGCGCGCGTCGAGCGAGTACCGCATGAAGGCGGCGCAGAACCTGCTGCGCCGCTTCTGGTTCGAGACCCGTCAACACAACCCGCTGGCGGCCGATGCCGTCAACGCCTTTGCCGTGCGTGCGTAA
- the xdhB gene encoding xanthine dehydrogenase molybdopterin binding subunit: MNDAATPALKAAAWTGVGVSRAHESAALHVLGQATYTDDIPEVQGTLHAALGLSSKAHANITAIDLAAVRASVGVVAVLTVEDIPGTNDCGPIIHDDPILADGLVMYVGQPIFIVVADTHDHARRAARLAKVTYAELPAILTPQAARAAQSYVLPPMLLTRGDYQAAFEKAPRSVKGELYVGGQEQFYLEGQISYAIPKEDKGMLVLCSTQHPSEMQHVVAHALGLHSHNIVVECRRMGGGFGGKESQSALWAAASAIAASKLKRPVKLRADRDDDMLVTGKRHCFHYEYEVGYDDEGRIVAAKVDMVTRAGYSADLSGPVATRAVCHFDNTYYLSDVDIRAACGKTNTQSNTAFRGFGGPQGAIAIEYIIDEIARELGRDALDIRRINFYGRDERNVTPYGQVVVDNVIHALSAELEETSEYRARRAAISAFNAASPVLKKGLALTPVKFGIAFNVTHLNQAGALVHVYVDGSIIVNHGGTEMGQGINTKVMQVVAHELGVDIVNVRATATDTSKVSNTSATAASTGADLNGKAAQDAARQIRERLAAYAVKLYGGEAGEVVFAGDTVFVNGHEVAFPVLVQKAYLARVQLWSDGFYATPGLHWDPKTMNGRPFSYYAYGAAVAEVVVDTLTGEWKLLRADALYDAGKSLNPAIDIGQVEGAFIQGMGWLTTEELWWNPAGKLMTHAPSTYKIPGVSDCPEDFRVRLFDNRNVEDSIHRSKAVGEPPLLLPFSVFFAIRDAISSVGGHKVNPPLNAPATSEEILKSISAVEAALKAA, encoded by the coding sequence ATGAACGACGCAGCTACCCCAGCGCTCAAAGCGGCGGCGTGGACCGGCGTGGGCGTTTCGCGCGCGCACGAATCGGCCGCGCTGCACGTGCTCGGCCAGGCCACCTATACCGACGACATTCCCGAAGTGCAGGGCACCCTGCACGCGGCGCTCGGTTTATCGAGCAAGGCGCACGCCAACATCACCGCCATCGACCTTGCCGCCGTGCGCGCCAGCGTGGGCGTGGTGGCGGTGCTGACGGTTGAGGACATCCCCGGCACCAACGACTGCGGTCCCATCATCCACGACGATCCGATCCTGGCCGATGGCCTGGTCATGTACGTCGGCCAGCCGATCTTCATCGTCGTCGCCGACACGCACGACCACGCGCGCCGCGCCGCGCGCCTTGCCAAGGTCACGTACGCGGAACTGCCCGCCATCCTGACGCCGCAAGCCGCCCGCGCCGCGCAATCGTACGTGCTGCCGCCGATGCTTCTCACGCGCGGCGACTACCAGGCCGCCTTCGAGAAGGCGCCGCGCTCGGTCAAGGGCGAGCTGTATGTGGGCGGACAGGAGCAGTTCTATCTGGAAGGGCAGATTTCGTACGCCATCCCCAAGGAAGACAAGGGCATGCTGGTGCTCTGCTCGACCCAGCACCCGAGCGAAATGCAGCACGTGGTGGCGCATGCGCTCGGCCTGCACTCGCATAACATCGTGGTCGAATGCCGGCGCATGGGCGGCGGCTTCGGCGGCAAGGAGTCGCAATCGGCGCTGTGGGCGGCCGCTTCCGCGATCGCCGCGTCCAAACTCAAGCGCCCGGTCAAGCTGCGCGCCGACCGCGACGACGACATGCTCGTCACCGGCAAGCGCCACTGCTTCCACTACGAATACGAAGTCGGCTACGACGACGAAGGCCGCATTGTCGCCGCCAAGGTCGACATGGTGACCCGTGCCGGCTATTCGGCCGACCTGTCGGGGCCAGTGGCCACGCGCGCGGTCTGCCATTTTGATAACACCTATTATTTGTCCGACGTCGACATCCGCGCGGCCTGCGGCAAGACCAATACGCAGTCCAATACCGCCTTCCGCGGCTTCGGCGGCCCGCAGGGGGCGATTGCCATCGAATACATCATCGATGAAATCGCGCGTGAGCTCGGGCGCGATGCGCTCGACATCCGGCGCATTAATTTCTATGGCCGCGACGAGCGCAACGTCACGCCGTACGGCCAGGTCGTGGTCGACAACGTGATCCACGCGCTGTCCGCCGAACTGGAAGAGACCAGCGAATACCGCGCGCGCCGCGCGGCCATTAGCGCCTTTAACGCCGCCAGCCCGGTGCTCAAGAAAGGACTGGCGCTCACGCCCGTCAAGTTCGGCATCGCTTTCAACGTCACGCACCTGAACCAGGCCGGCGCGCTGGTGCACGTGTACGTCGACGGGTCCATCATCGTCAATCACGGCGGCACCGAAATGGGGCAGGGCATCAACACCAAGGTCATGCAGGTCGTCGCGCATGAGCTGGGGGTGGACATCGTGAACGTGCGCGCCACCGCCACCGACACGAGCAAGGTATCGAACACCTCGGCCACGGCCGCATCGACCGGCGCCGATTTGAACGGCAAGGCGGCCCAGGACGCGGCACGCCAGATCCGTGAACGCTTGGCCGCCTACGCGGTCAAGCTGTATGGCGGCGAGGCGGGCGAGGTGGTGTTCGCCGGTGACACGGTGTTCGTCAACGGCCACGAAGTTGCCTTCCCGGTGCTGGTGCAAAAAGCCTACCTGGCGCGCGTGCAGTTGTGGTCCGACGGGTTTTACGCCACGCCCGGCCTGCACTGGGACCCGAAGACCATGAATGGCCGCCCATTCTCGTACTACGCTTACGGCGCGGCCGTGGCCGAAGTGGTGGTCGATACCCTTACCGGCGAATGGAAACTGCTGCGCGCCGACGCGCTGTACGACGCCGGCAAGTCGCTCAACCCGGCCATCGATATCGGCCAGGTCGAAGGCGCCTTTATCCAGGGCATGGGCTGGCTCACCACCGAGGAGCTGTGGTGGAACCCGGCCGGCAAGCTGATGACGCATGCGCCGTCGACCTACAAGATTCCGGGCGTATCCGACTGCCCGGAAGACTTCCGGGTGCGCCTGTTCGACAACCGTAACGTCGAAGACAGCATCCACCGCTCCAAGGCCGTGGGCGAGCCGCCGCTGCTGCTGCCGTTTTCGGTGTTCTTCGCGATCCGCGATGCGATTTCCAGCGTCGGCGGGCACAAGGTCAATCCTCCGCTGAACGCCCCGGCCACCAGCGAAGAAATCCTTAAATCCATTTCCGCTGTCGAAGCGGCGCTCAAGGCGGCGTGA
- the xdhC gene encoding xanthine dehydrogenase accessory protein XdhC, with product MDDWLSATGPAVLVTVAIVEGSGPRECGAKMLVDATRVFDTIGGGHLEHRAIETARAMLAGARPRHFERYALGPSLGQCCGGVVHLAFELLDATQAALLGQRRQDDSWRVVAIDGAPDSALFDGDGRWLLGARPPVFARDRGAYVMQEPDGRRWLVDPVFAPRAHLVLFGAGHVGTAIVRALAHLPCNVTWVDERDAMFPQQVPANVTIEASDVPEALVAAAPAGASYLVMTHSHALDQRLTEAIMARADVGWFGLIGSKTKRRQFEHRLRARGVDAARIDAMVCPIGLVGITNKAPAVIAASVCAQLLTVWEAMQRTPQASRQATAAITERV from the coding sequence ATGGACGACTGGCTCAGTGCCACCGGTCCAGCCGTGCTGGTGACCGTGGCCATCGTCGAAGGTTCCGGTCCGCGCGAGTGCGGCGCCAAGATGCTGGTCGACGCGACCCGTGTATTTGACACCATCGGCGGCGGCCACCTTGAACACCGCGCCATCGAGACCGCGCGCGCCATGCTGGCAGGCGCCCGCCCGCGCCACTTCGAACGCTATGCGCTCGGTCCCAGCCTGGGCCAGTGCTGCGGCGGCGTGGTGCACCTGGCGTTCGAGCTGCTTGATGCAACGCAGGCTGCGCTGCTCGGGCAGCGGCGCCAGGACGATAGCTGGCGCGTGGTCGCCATCGACGGCGCGCCGGACAGCGCGCTGTTCGATGGCGATGGCCGCTGGCTGCTTGGAGCCCGCCCACCCGTGTTCGCGCGCGACCGCGGCGCCTACGTGATGCAGGAGCCGGACGGGCGGCGCTGGCTGGTCGACCCGGTGTTCGCTCCGCGCGCGCACCTGGTGCTGTTCGGCGCCGGCCACGTGGGCACGGCCATCGTGCGCGCACTGGCGCACCTGCCGTGCAACGTCACCTGGGTCGACGAACGCGACGCCATGTTCCCCCAACAGGTGCCGGCCAACGTCACCATCGAAGCATCCGATGTGCCCGAGGCGCTGGTCGCCGCGGCGCCAGCCGGTGCCAGTTACCTTGTCATGACGCACAGCCACGCGCTCGACCAGCGCCTGACCGAAGCGATCATGGCACGAGCCGATGTGGGCTGGTTCGGCCTGATCGGATCGAAGACCAAACGCCGCCAGTTCGAGCACCGCCTGCGCGCGCGCGGCGTGGACGCGGCGCGCATCGACGCCATGGTCTGCCCGATCGGGCTGGTCGGGATCACCAACAAAGCGCCGGCGGTCATCGCTGCTTCCGTCTGCGCGCAATTACTGACCGTGTGGGAAGCCATGCAAAGGACGCCCCAAGCGTCCCGGCAAGCCACGGCCGCAATCACCGAAAGAGTCTGA
- the guaD gene encoding guanine deaminase: MSTVPPTTVQAYRASLLHFHADPAFNPDACLWHEDGLLIVADGKVSAAGDYAQLFPTLPAGALVIDYRGKVIMPGFIDTHLHFPQTDMIASPAPGLLPWLETYTFPTERQFGDPAHAREVADFFLDELLRCGTTTAMVYCTVHRESVDAFFEASAARNLRMAAGKVLMDRNCPEFLRDTAESGARDSEDLIKKWHNKGRAMYAITPRFAPTSTEAQLRMTGELAAAYPDTFIQTHVSENADECSWVKSLFPDARSYLDVYDHYGLMRERAMFGHCIWLDDRDFERMAETGSAAAICPTSNFFLGSGLFDFEKADAARVSLSLATDVGAGTSFSMLQTMNEAYKVARLKGSYLPAARMFYLATLGAARSMQLEGTIGSFVAGAEADFIVLDPKATPLLARRTERCNNLEELLFALALLGDDRCVGATYAAGRKVHERASTTQA; this comes from the coding sequence ATGTCTACCGTACCGCCAACCACCGTGCAAGCCTACCGAGCCAGCTTGCTGCATTTTCACGCCGACCCGGCCTTCAACCCGGATGCCTGCCTGTGGCACGAAGATGGGCTGCTGATCGTCGCCGACGGTAAAGTCAGCGCGGCCGGCGACTACGCGCAGCTGTTTCCGACGCTGCCGGCCGGCGCGCTGGTGATCGATTACCGTGGCAAGGTGATCATGCCGGGCTTTATCGACACCCACCTGCATTTCCCGCAGACCGACATGATCGCCTCGCCGGCGCCTGGCCTGTTGCCGTGGCTGGAGACGTACACCTTCCCGACCGAGCGCCAGTTCGGCGACCCGGCGCACGCGCGCGAAGTGGCCGACTTTTTCCTCGACGAGCTGCTGCGCTGCGGGACCACCACGGCCATGGTGTACTGCACCGTGCACCGCGAATCGGTCGACGCGTTTTTCGAGGCCAGCGCAGCGCGCAACCTGCGCATGGCGGCGGGGAAGGTGCTGATGGACCGCAATTGCCCCGAATTTTTGCGCGATACGGCGGAAAGCGGGGCCCGCGACAGCGAGGACCTGATCAAAAAGTGGCACAACAAGGGCCGTGCGATGTACGCGATCACCCCGCGCTTCGCGCCCACCTCCACCGAGGCGCAATTGCGGATGACGGGCGAGCTGGCGGCGGCCTATCCGGACACGTTCATCCAGACCCACGTGTCGGAGAACGCGGACGAGTGCAGCTGGGTCAAGTCGCTGTTTCCGGACGCGCGCAGCTATCTGGACGTGTACGACCACTATGGGCTGATGCGCGAGCGCGCCATGTTCGGCCACTGCATCTGGCTCGACGACCGCGATTTCGAGCGCATGGCCGAAACCGGGTCGGCGGCGGCGATCTGCCCGACCTCCAACTTCTTCCTCGGCAGCGGCTTGTTCGATTTTGAAAAGGCCGACGCGGCGCGGGTATCGCTGTCGCTGGCGACCGACGTGGGGGCGGGGACTTCCTTCTCCATGTTGCAAACTATGAATGAAGCCTATAAAGTAGCGCGACTGAAAGGCAGCTACCTGCCGGCCGCGCGCATGTTTTACCTGGCGACGCTGGGCGCGGCGCGCAGCATGCAACTCGAAGGGACCATCGGCAGTTTCGTGGCGGGGGCGGAGGCCGATTTCATCGTGCTCGATCCGAAAGCGACGCCGTTGCTGGCGCGCCGCACGGAGCGCTGCAATAATCTCGAGGAGCTGCTGTTCGCGCTGGCGCTGCTGGGCGACGACCGGTGCGTGGGTGCGACCTATGCGGCCGGGCGAAAGGTGCATGAGCGCGCGAGTACGACGCAAGCGTAA